CGGCCGGCGCCTCGGCCGCCTCGACCGTGACCCGGAGCCGGCGGGACCGGTCGCCGGCTCCGCGCCGCAGGGCGAGCACCACCCGCGCCGGCTGGCCGCCCACCTCGGCCGGCGGCGGCCTGACGACCTCGTCGCCCTCGACCGGGCGGTCGTCGACCGACTCGACGAGGCCGCCGACCCGCACCCCCGCCCGAGCCGCCCCGCCACCCGGCCCGACGTCCACGACCACCCGCTCGGGGAACAGCGCGACGAGCCGAAGCCGAGCTCCCTGTCCGGCCGCCAGCGTCCGCGCCTCCTCCGAATGAGCAGGAAGCTGTGGCGGTCGCCGAGCTCGAAGCGCACCCAGCGGACGGCGTCGTAGGTCGCTGTCCTGGACGCCGAGGCGCCGGCCAGCCGCCGGGCCTCGACCCGCACGGCCGGCCAGTCGACCCGGTCGCCGTAGAGCGCCCGCTGCCGGACCAGGTCGAGCGTGTCGTCGACGGAGCCCGCCGGCAGCTCGCCCCCTTGGCGTGGTCGTCACCGCGCCCCGTGCCGTCGTCTCCGATGGCGGCCCGGCCGACCACCGTCGTCACAGGCCACGGCGGCGCCGGCCAGGAGCAGGCACACGGCCGGCACCCGCCGACGCATCGGGTCCACGCATCCCGAGCCGCCGGATGCTGTGCGCGGGGTTTTCCACATTCTTGGCGGAGTCGTCCAATTCGGGGGGGCCGGCGGCTAGGGTGCGGCCATGCCTGTCAAGCACCCCGCCGATCGGGGCGAACTGGGGCGGCGCGGCGAGGCGCTCGCCTGCGCCCGGCTGACCGCGGCCGGGCTGCGGATCGTGGCCCGCAACTGGCGCTGCCGGACGGGCGAGATCGACGTGGTCGCCGAGGGTCCCGGGCTGCTGGTGTTCTGTGAGGTCAAGACCAGGCGTGGCGACGGCTACGGGACCCCGGCGGCCGCCGTCAACGCCGCCAAGCAGGCCCAGCTCCGCAGGCTCGCCGGGGCCTACCTCCGTGCCACCCCGCACCGGCCCTGCAAGGTCCGCTTCGACGTCGTGACCGTTGTCTGGCCGCGCTCGGGCCAGCCGCGGGTCGAGCACCTGAAGGGGGTGCTCTGACGATGCTGGCCCGGCTGGCCACGGCCGCGCTGGTCGGCCTCACCGCCTACCCGGTCGGGGTCGAGGTCGACATCGGCCGCGGCCTGCCCGCCGTGACCGTCGTCGGGCTCGGCGGGACGGCCGTGCTGGAGGCGCGCGACCGGCTCCGGGCCGCGTTCGGCAACACCGGCTACGAGTGGCCGGACCGGCGGATCACCGTGTCCCTCCCTCCGGCCGACCTGCCCAAGCAGGGCTCCGGGTTCGACCTGCCCATCGCCGTCGGCCTGCTGGCCGCGGCCGGGTGGGTGCCGCCGGACGCCCTCGAGGGGCTCTGGGCCATCGGCGAGCTCGGCCTCGGCGGCGACGTCCGCGCGGTCAAGGGGGTGCTGCCGGCGGCCCTGGCGGCCCG
This is a stretch of genomic DNA from Actinomycetota bacterium. It encodes these proteins:
- a CDS encoding YraN family protein — encoded protein: MPVKHPADRGELGRRGEALACARLTAAGLRIVARNWRCRTGEIDVVAEGPGLLVFCEVKTRRGDGYGTPAAAVNAAKQAQLRRLAGAYLRATPHRPCKVRFDVVTVVWPRSGQPRVEHLKGVL